GAATCCGGCAACGTCATCTCGGCGCGCGCCATTTCGGGCCACCCGCTGCTCAAGCCGGCTGCCGAAGCGGCGGCGCGCGGCTGGAAGTTCACGCCGACCCAGTTGAGCGGCGTACCCGTGAAAGTCATCGGCACGATCACCTTCAACTTCAACCTGTGATCGTGCGGCAGAATGGCCTTTGAGGCCGGGCTCATCAGAGCCCGGCCTCGCAATCAAAGCATCAAATTTGAATTCGGAGGGTTTCTACCAATGCTACTTCTTCAGAACATCTGGTTGGCGGGCAACAAGCTCGCATTCTTCATGCTCCAGGCCGCGGATGCCACCAAGTCGGATCAGCCGGCGACGGAAGACTTCTCGCTCTGGGGCATGATTCAAAAGATGAAATGGCCGGCGCTGGTCGTCGCCATCGTGCTGGCGATCATGAGCATGTACTCAATCGCCGTGATGGTCGAGCGCTGGCTGACGTTCAACGCCGCCCGCAACCAGTCGCGTCAGTTTGCCCCGAAAGTTGCAGCCGCACTGCGCGACAACCGCATCGATGAAGCGATTGCCATCTCCGACCGCCACAAGAAATCGCACCTGGCGATGGTCGTCAACGCCGGCCTTCAGGAGTTTCAGGCACACCAGACCGGCGCCGACATTCCCGGTACGACGATGGATGCCGCCCGCCGCGCCTTGCAGCGCGCCACCGCCCTGAAGACCGCCGAATTGAAGCGCGGCTTGTCGGGCCTGGCGACGATTGGTTCGACGGCGCCGTTCGTCGGACTGCTCGGCACGGTCATCGGCATCATCTCGGCCTTCCAGGGCATGAAGGCGGCAGAAGGCACCGGCATCTCGGCGGTCGCCGGCGGCATTTCCGAGGCGCTGATTGAAACGGCCTTCGGTCTGCTGGTGGCGATTCCGGCGGTGTGGGCCTTCAACATCTTCACCAACAAGGTCGAAGCCTTCACCATCGAGATGGACAACTCCAGCTCGGAGCTGATCGATTACTTCATCAAGCGCCGCGAGCTTAAGTAACAAGAGGTGACATTATGGGAATGGCAGTAGGCAGCGGCGAAGGCGGGCTGGTCTCTGACATCAACGTCACGCCGATGGTCGACGTCATGTTGGTGTTGCTGATCATCTTCATGGTCATCGCCCCGATGTTGCAGAGCGGCGTCAGCGTCGCCTTACCGAAATCGAAGAACCCCGAAGCCGACCCGAACATCATCAAGGAGACTTCGGCGGTCATCGCGGTGCCGACCGACACGGAGGTCTACTTCGGGCGCGACAAGGTGAACAAAGAAGACCTGCCGAACATCCTCAAGGACAAGCTCAAAGAGAAGTTCAAGGATAAGCCGCCCAACGAGCAGATCGTCTACATCAAGAGCAGCACGGGGGTGAAGTACGAAACCGTCGTCAGCGTCATTGATGCGGTGCGCGAAGCCGGCTATGACAAGATCGGCCTCGTCGCTGAAAAAGACAAGGCCAAGACCGGCGCCGGCGGCGGCGGCACTTAATCGGCGTCCGCGCGGAAGTGGCATTGGACGCGTCAGGGTAGAATCGCGGGCGCAGGGGGCTTAAGCCCTTGCGCCCGCGCCACAGAGATTTTTCATTAAGGAGGGCGTTGCCGGCGGCCACCGCCTACCGGCAGCTTGAAATCATTATGGCACATGGAGAACCAAGCGAATCCGATGGCGTGCCCCACAGAAAACTGGGGCTGGCGCCGCCCAACATCAACGTCACGCCGTTGATTGACGTTCTGCTCGTGCTGCTGATCATCTTCATGGTGATCCAGCCGCACAGGGAATCGAAGTTCGAGTCGCAGATTCCTGAAAAGCCGAAAGACACGCAGCAGAACACGCCGCCCAACGAGACCTTGCTTGTCGTCGAAGTCATGCGCGAAGGCGGCGGCCTCGACCAGCAGGTCAAGCTCAACAACCGCCCGATGCCGGTGACCGACCTGGAGACGACGCTCAAGGGGATCATCGAACAGCGCGCCCAGAATAACCCGGAGGCCGACAAGACCGTCTTCATCAAAGCGCCCAAGGACAAGCTCTACGGCGACATCGTTGCCGTCATTGACGCGGTCAAAGGCGCGGGCGCTCAGCCCATCGGCCTGCAAATCGACTTTCTACAGTAGCAAGGCATAGGAGGACTATCCCGTGAACCGAAAACGCAACATGGCGCTGCTGCTGGCGCTCGCGGCGCTCGTCGTGGCCACCCAGGGGTGCGGCGTCATCAACAAGCTGCGCGCCAAGAATTCGCTCAACGAGGGCGTCCGCGAGTTCAACAAAGGCAAGTACGAAGCCGCCGAAGCGAAATTCAAAGAAGCGGTTGATCTCAGCCCCGATCTGGCGAACGCCAAGCTCTTCCACGCCCAGACCATCTATCAGCTCTACGATCAGCAGCGCACCCAGGAGTCGGCGGAGCGGGCGCTTAAGGGTTACCAGGACATCATCGACACCAGCAAGGACAACCCGCAGTTGGTTGACCGGGCGCTCGCCTTCCAGGCCGACATCTACGACAAGCTGACAAAGTCCGCCGAAGAGAAAGGCGACGAGGGCAAGGCGCAGGCCGCAGAGTATCGTAAGAAATACCACGAAACCCTTGAATCGCGCGCCGCGCTGCCGGCGGCAACGGACGAGACCAAGGCTGCCGTCTTTTACAGCATCGGCCAGAGCTACTGGAGCGACTCGTTCAAGATCAGCCGCTCATATGTTGATTACAAGGGCGACTTAAAACAACCGATCCCGCCGGACAAGGCGGCGCAGATGCGCCCGTCCATCGAAAAGGCGCTGGAGTACCTGAACAAGGCGCTCGAATACAATCCCAATTACGCCGATGTCTGGACGATTAAGAAGCTGTCGCTGATGCAGAAGAAATTCATCACCACCGACACGGCACAACAGCAGGCGCTCCAGAAAGATATTGACGCCGCTGACAAGAAGGCGAAAGAGCTGTACGAGAAACGCAAAGCGGACGCCGCGCAAGCCGGCTAATCGCCTGCGCGCTGCCCTCCTGTGCTAAGATTAAAGGTGGCCGCCTTCCCGGAGGCGGCCACCTTTTTAATTTTCAAGCGTGTTGTTATGCTTTCAACGAACGGCTCTCTTTGCTTGCCGTTGTCGTGGACAAAGGCAGACAAAGAGAGCCGCACGCGCATCCAATCGGCAGTGAACAGCCATGATTCGCTTCGAGAGCATCGTCGAAAAAGTACGCGAAAACCACCCCGGCGCCGATGAAGAACTGCTGCGCCGCGCTTACCTGTTCTCTGCCCGCCAGCACCGCGGCCAGATTCGCAAGTCGGGCGAGCCGTACCTCGTCCACCCGCTCGAAGTCGCCAACATCCTCGCCGAATTGAAGCTCGACCCGGTCTGCGTCGCCACAGGGCTGCTGCACGACACGGTCGAAGATACCGAGACGACGATTCATGACATCGAGGAATACTTCGGGGCCGAAATCGCTCACCTCGTAGACGGGCTGACAAAGATCAGCAAGCTCGACCATGCTTCGTCCGAAGAGCGCCAGGCGCTCAACATGCGCAAGATGCTGCTGGCGATGGTTGACGACGTGCGCGTCGTTCTGGTCAAACTCGCCGACCGCCTGCACAACATGCGCACGCTCGAATACATGCACGGCGAGTCGCGCCGCCGGATCGCGCAAGAGACGCTCGACGTCTACGCGCCCATCGCTCACCGGCTCGGCATGAGCCGCGTGCGCGGCGAGTTGGAAGACCTGGCGTTCCAATACCTTGAGCCCGAGGAATACCAGAAGCTCAAAGAGTCGGTCGAAAGCCGGCGGGCGCGACTTGAAAAATTCCTCGAAGAGGTCAAATCGCGCATCCGCCAGTTGACCGACGAGTCGGGCGTCCATATCGTGATGATCGATGGCCGGCTCAAGCGTCTCTTCTCGATCCACCAGAAGCTCAAGCGTCAGCACATCACCATCGATCAGGTGTACGACCTGGTCGCCATCCGCATCATCACCGAGTCTGTGAAGGATTGCTACGCGGCGCTCGGCGTCATCCACGCCGCGTGGAAGCCGATCCCGACGCGCTTCAAGGATTGGATCGCCATCCCGCGCGAGAACTTCTACCAGTCGTTGCATACCTCTGTAGTCGGCGAAGGCGGCCAGCCCTTCGAGGTGCAAATCCGCACACTCGAAATGCACCAGATCGCCGAAGAAGGCATCGCCGCGCACTGGAAGTACAAAGAAGGCCGGCGCGGCACGCACACCGACGAGGATGAAGCCTTCGTCTGGCTCAAGCGGCTGATCGAGTGGCAGCAGGAAGTCAAAGACTCGCGCGAATTCCTTGATTCGCTCAAGCTCGACCTTTACCCGAACGAGGTCTACTGCTTCACGCCGAAAGGCAAGGTGATCGAGCTGCCGCGCGGCGCGACGCCCATTGACTTCGCTTTCCAGATTCACACGCAGGTCGGGCTGACGACCAACGGCGCGAAGGTCAACGGACGCATCGTGCCGCTCAGATACCAGTTGCGCAACGGCGATGTCATCGAGATCATGACCTCGCCAAACTCGCACCCGTCGCACGACTGGATGAACTTCGTCAAAACGTCGCGGGCGCGCTCGAAGATTCGCCATTACCTGGCCGAATCCGAGCGCTCGACGGCAATCGATCTGGGCAAGAAGCTCTTTGAAAAAGAGGCCGACCGTTATCGCCTGAGCTTGAAAAAGATGCTCTCGAATGGCGACCTCGACCGCATCGCGCCCGATTATGGCGTGGCGCGCGCCGAAGACCTGCTGGCGTCAATCGGCTACGGCAAGACGCTGCCGCGCAACATCATCGCCAAGCTTCTGCCGCCCGAGCGCGTCACCGAGTTGGAGCAGGAGAAGCGGCCCACGCTCAAGCAGGTGGTCAAGCGCGCCCTCGGCCTGGAAGACCGCATCGTCGTCAAAGGCGTGGACGATCTGGTGGTCTACCGCGCGCGCTGCTGCAACCCGATTCGCGGCGAAGAGATCATCGGCTACATCACGCGCGGCAAAGGCGTCGCGGTGCATTCGACGCGCTGCCCGAACATGCCGAGCCTGATGGTCAACCCCGAGCGCATCATCGAAGTCGAGTGGATGAAGTCAGACGGCGCCAACCCTTCGGCCTATTCAATCACCATCAAGCTGGTCACCGAAGACCGTCCGGGCATGGTCGCCAACGTGACGCAGGCCATCGCCGGGATCGGCACGAATTTGCGCGACATTCACGCGTCGGTGGACAACGAAGGGCGCGGCCAGCTATTGCTGACCATCGAAGTCTTCGACCTCAAACATCTGGAAAAGACCCTGAACGCGCTGAAAACCGTTCGCGGCGTGATCGACATGGAACGCACGTCGAGCGAGATGCGGCAAGAATAACGGCTTGGCCTTTTGCGGTTTGCGAATGCGCGCAACCTGGGAGCGCGGGCGCCCCGCCCGCCGCTTCGCGCATGCGCAAGACCAGCGGGCAAGCGGCCCGCGCTCCCAGGCTTTTAACCCTCATGGAACAGGCGCGCACGAATTATCTTCCGACGCTCGATGGCTGGCGAACCATCGCCGTGCTGATGGTCATTGGCTATCACGGCACGTCACCAGAGGCGCCGTGGTTCACCGTCTTCAATTATGGCCATCACGGGGTCAACATCTTCTTCGGCATCAGCGGCTTTTTAATCTGCTCACGATTGCTTGATGAAGAAGCACGCTTCGGGCGCATCAGCCTGAAGCGCTTTTATCTGCGCCGCGCCTTTCGCATTCTGCCGCCGGCCTTTCTCTACATCCTCTTCATCAACCTGATGGCGGCGCTTTCCTATATGACGCCGCCGTCGTCGCTCGAATCCTTCGCCTCGTGCTTCTTCTTCCGCAATTTCCTGCCGCCGGGGGTTAGCACGTCATACACGGGGCATTACTGGTCGCTGGCGGTCGAAGAGCATTTCTACTTATTGTGGCCGGCCTTCCTGCTCCTCGTCAGGTCAAAGCGCGCCCTGTGGCTGACGCCGCTCATCGCTCTGGGCTTTCAAGCGTGGCGCGACATTGACTTCGCTTATGGCCTGACGCACCCGGAAGGGCTGGTGGTTTTTCAGCGCACAGACCGCTGCATGGACGGCCTGATTTGGGGCTGTGCCCTGGCGTTATTGATTCATCAGCCGGGCTGGCGCGAGCGCCTGCGGCGGCTGACCGTCATGCCTGTATGGCTCGTCTGCTTTGCGGCGCTCATGGCGTACTGGACGATTCCTCTTCCCTACGCCGTCGTCGCCGAATCCATGCTGATTCCGCTGGTGCTGATCGGCACAGTGCTGCACCCACAGACGCCCATCGGTCGCTTGCTTGAATCGAAGCCGATGGCCTGGTTCGGTCGCCTCTCTTACAGCATCTACATCTGGCAATCGGCGCTGTTCGTCGGGCGCTATCAGGAGCCCGCGGATTTTCAGGTCTGGCCGAGCAGCGCCATCAGCCTGCTCGCCATCGCCATGATGAGTTACTACTTCATCGAAAAGCCGATCCTCGCCTTCGGCCATCGCCTGACGCGCCGCGAGCCGCCGGTCGCCCTGGTCACTCCGCCTGAGCAGCGGGCGGCGGGCGCCGGCTGACAAGCGTCCGGCGTTTTGCTAGACTCGAATCAGTGAGCGTCAACCATCTGCAAGGCGCGCACGCTCGGCTAATTCATCCGCAGAGAGGATGCCACAGATGACCGATATGATGAACCGCCCGCTCGCCGAAGCTGACCCGGAAATCGCCGCCGTGATCGCCGACGAAGAAACCCGCCTGGCTTATAACCTTGAGATGATCGCCTCGGAAAACTTCGTCTCCGAAGCGGTGCTTGAAGCGCAAGGGTCTGTGCTGACGAACAAGTACGCCGAAGGCTATCCGGCGAAGCGTTACTATGGCGGATGTGAATTCGTTGACGTGGCCGAGAATCTCGCCCGCGAGCGCGCCAAACAAATCTTCGGCTGCGAGCATGTCAACGTACAGCCGCACTCAGGGTCGCAAGCCAACATGGCGGTCTATCTGGCGGCGCTCAGCTATGGCGACACGGTGCTGGGGATGAACCTGGCGCACGGCGGCCACCTGACGCACGGCCACCCGCTCAACTTTTCGGGCCGCAGTTATCAGATCGTCCCCTACGGCGTCCGCCAGGACAGCGAGCAGATCGATTACGACGAGCTGGAACGGCTGGCGCAAGAGCATAAGCCGAAGCTGATCCTCTGCGGCGCGTCGGCCTATTCGCGGGTCATCGATTTCGAGCGCATCGGGCGGATCGCCCGCGAAGTCGGCGCCTACTCGATGGCCGACATCGCGCACATCGCCGGCCTGATCGCCGCCGGATTGCACCCGAGCCCGGTCCCGCACATGGATTTCGTGACGACGACAACCCATAAGACGCTGCGCGGGCCGCGCGCCGGCATGATCATGTGCCGCGCCGACTTCCAGAAAGAGGTAGACCGCGCCGTCTTTCCGACGGTGCAGGGCGGCCCCTTGATGCACGTCGTCGCCGCCAAGGCGGTCTGCTTCAAAGAGGCTCTGGAGGCCGGTTTCAAGGATTATCAAGGGCAGGTCATTGCCAACGCCAAAGTCCTGGCCGACGAGCTGACCGCCGCCGGCTTCCGCATTGTTTCGGGCGGCACAGACAATCACCTGATGCTGGTTGACGTCTTTGTGCGCGGCCTGACCGGCGCGCAGGCCGAGCGTGCGCTTGAGCGCGCCGCCATCACCGTCAACAAGAACGCCATCCCGTTCGACACCCAGCCGCCGATGAAAGCCTCGGGCATTCGCATCGGCACCCCGGCGCTGACGACGCGCGGCATGAAAGAAGCCGAGATGCGCGAGATCGCCGGCCTGATTAGCGAAGTGCTGGCCGAGCCCGACAGCGAGTCCGTGCAACAGAGCGTGCGGGCGCGCGTCAAAACGCTCGCCGAGCGCTTCCCCATCTACGAGAAGCGCCTGGTGCGCAGCCGCGCGCAAACTCGATAAAGGCAGAACAAAGGTAATCCATCCGAGGAAAGGCGATGACCACAACACGCGAAGCCACCATTGAAGACCTCTACCACATTGAGGGCAAGGCCGAGATTGTCAACGGGGAGATTGTCGAGATGCCGCCAACTGGATACCTGCCCGGCTATGCTGCAAGTGAGATTCTTTTCAGCCTGAAGGTATTGGAGCGAGAGACCAGGAGCGGCCATGCCATCGGCGATGGCGTCGCCTTCCATGTCGATCTGCCGAACCGTAAGGCATTCAGCCCCGACGCGGCATGGCACATCGGCGAGCCGACCGGCATGAAGTTCCTGGAAGGCGCGCCGGTCTTCGCCGTCGAGGTGAGGAGCGAACACGACTACGGCCCGAAGGCCGAGCGCGCGATGGCTGAGAAGCGGCGCGATTACTTTGCCGCGGGGACACTGTGCGTCTGGGACGTCGATATGCAGAGCACCGACGTCATCAAAGCCTATCACGCCGGCGACCCGGACACGCCGATCATCTTCCGGCGCGGCGAGGTGGCAGATGCCGGCCTGGCCGTGCCCGGTTGGTCAATTGCGGTTGACGAGCTTTTCCCGAAAACCCCGAGGGGGTGATTCTGAGCCTAGCAACCGCGCCGGACAAGTATTTACTCATTTCGTTGATGCCAGAGTTGAGCCGTTTTTCTTATGGAAGAAGTCTTCGGCCCTGACGGTTTAATCGCCCGTTACCACCCGCAGTACGAGTATCGGCCCGGCCAGGTCGAGATGGCCGAAGCCGTCCACGCGACCCTCACACAGGGCGGCGTGGCGCTCATCGAGGCCGGCACCGGCACCGGCAAGACGCTCGCTTACCTGATCCCCGCGCTCGCCTCAGGCCATCGCGTCATCGTCGCGACCGCAACCAAAGCGCTCCAGGAACAGCTCTACAAAAAGGACATTCCCTTTCTTCAAGAAATCCTGCCGCGCAAGTTCGACGCCGTCTGCATGAAAGGCCGCGGCAATTACATCTGCCTGCACCGCTTGAAGAAGGCCGAAGAGATGCCCATCCTCGAAGGGCTCGAACAGATGGATGCCTTTGACGAGATTCGCCGCTGGGCCGGTGAGACAGAGACCGGCGACCGCGCCGAGCTGACCGATCTGCCGGAGGATTTGTCATTCTGGCCACAGATTGACGCGCGCGCCGACACCTGCCTCGGCCAGAAGTGCCCGGAGTTCGACAACTGCTTCATCACGCGCATGCGCCAGCAAGCACAGGAAGCCGACGTCGTTATCGTCAACCATCACCTCTTCTTTGCCGATCTGGCGCTGCGCGGCGGTGATTATGGCGCGGTGCTGCCCGACTATTCGACGGTCATCTTCGACGAAGCGCATGAGCTTGAAGATGTCGCGGCCGCTTATTTCGGCTCGACGGTTTCGACCTACCGCATCCTTGATCTGATACAGGATGCCGGCAGGCTTTCGATCACCGAGCCGGACGCTTCGGTCGAGTTGAGCAAAGCGCTGGCGCGGCTGGCGCAACGCGCCGATGCGTTCTGGCTGACCTTTCGCGGCGAAGAAGCGGGCGACGAGTGGTCATCGGCGTTCAAATCGCGAAACCGCGCGCGCGCGCCCGGCTTTCAGGACGGCCGCTACACGATTGGCGAATCGCACTTCGTGCGCTTCAACGAAGACGGCACCTATAACGCCACCGCCTCCGGCGAAGCCTACATCGCGCTGGCCAATGCCCTGGGCCGTTTGTCGGCAACGCTCAGCATGGTCAAGAACCCGCCGTCAGAGCTAGACAACATCCTGCGCCGCGCCGAAAGCATGAAGTTCGATCTCGAATTCATCGTCACCGGCGATCAGCCGAGCTTCGTCTACTGGTACGAGCGGCGCGGGCGCGGCATCTTTTTGAACGCCACGCCGATTGACGTATCGGGGATTCTCGAAGAGCGGCTGTTTGCGCGAGTTCATGGCGCGGTGCTGACTTCGGCGACGCTGGCAGCGGGCGGCAATTTCGATTTCATTCGCACACGGCTCGGCATTGCAGACGCGCGCCAGCAGATCATCGAATCGCATTTCGATTATCAGCACCAGGCGGTCTTGTACCTGCCGCCCGACATGCCTGACCCGCGCAGCCGCGACTTCCTCGACGCCTCGGTTGCCGAGATCACACAGATCATCGAAGCGACGCGCGGTCGCGCCTTCGTGCTATTTACGAGCACGGCGGCGATGCGCGAGACTTACGAGCGCGTGCGCGAGCAAGTGGATTATCCCATCTTCATTCAGGGGCAGGGGTCGAAGGCGGGCTTGCTCGACCGCTTCCGCAACACCGAAGGCGCAGTCTTGTTCGCGACCTCGTCCTTCTGGCAAGGCGTTGACGTGCAGGGCGATGCGCTGTCCTGCGTCATCATCGCCAAGCTGCCGTTCGCCGTGCCGAGCGACCCGGTAGTCGCGGCGCGGCAGAAATACATTGACGAGCAGGGCGGCAACTCGTTTTACGAATACTCGGTGCCGCAGGCGGCCATCACCTTGAAGCAGGGGCTGGGCCGCTTGATTCGCTCGGCGCGTGATCGCGGCGTGCTATCGATCCTCGACCCGCGGCTGCGCACCAAAGCCTATGGCCGCTACTTTCTCGCCAGCATCCCTCAGTGCCACACGACCTCGCGTCTCGAAGACGCCGCCGCCATCTTCATCGAATAGCCGTCCGCGCGGCGGCTGAAATATTTCCCCGGCAGTTGACATTACTAATGTGGGTCGGTCGCCAGAGCGCGCTTGCCCTGGTGTAACGAGTTTCATATAATGCGGCGGCTTTAATCAGCACCCGACATGGCTCTGTCAACGGCATGATTCATCCAACGACCGCACAGCGATGCGCCCGCAAGGCGTTCTTGCGGCAGTTCTGTCAACTTGGCATGGAAGGAGCGAACCGGCATGAAGAACAAATCGGCGCGGGCGATACGGACAGACAAGAGTTGGCTTACTCCCCTGTTATGCTTGATTCCAATGGCCGTGGTGCTGGCCGTGAGCTTTATCACGAGCCAGACCGTTCCCGCTTATCACGCCAAAGAGAAGATCGAACAGGCTTTACAGGCCCGTGACCTTCAGCCGAAAGAACCGAGCAACCCGCCGTCATCGGACACCTCGTTTGCAGAAGTGCGGCCAGAGACCGAGCGGGATTATCTCAACGAAAGAGAAAAAGTCTTGAGGGCCAGGCGCAAAGCTCTGGGCAGCATCGCGAACAGTAACGCGGCTCGCGACTATGCGGCGGAATTAAAGTTCCTCGAAGAGGAAAAGAAAGAAGAAGACTCGCGGCGGGCACTGACCAATAGGCTTTTCAACGATAACGCCGGGCGCATTCGCTGGGGCACCTTCACAATTGCTTATCTGGTCATTTGCGGCATCGCCATCTGCGGTGCGATATTCGCCATCATCAAGGTGGTTCAGGGCAAGCTGCGGGGGAGGGTGATCGCTATTGCCGTGTTCTTTAGTGTGGGCCTGGGCTTGCTGGCGCCCTGGTTCAGCAACTACTGGGTGTCGCCCGGCCTGGTGGGCTCGACAATAGGAAATGATTGGCCGCGGTTAATCGGCAGCCTTCCCCTTTACGAAATGTTGATTGTCGGGGTCGGTGTCCTGATG
This window of the Blastocatellia bacterium genome carries:
- a CDS encoding MotA/TolQ/ExbB proton channel family protein, with the protein product MLLLQNIWLAGNKLAFFMLQAADATKSDQPATEDFSLWGMIQKMKWPALVVAIVLAIMSMYSIAVMVERWLTFNAARNQSRQFAPKVAAALRDNRIDEAIAISDRHKKSHLAMVVNAGLQEFQAHQTGADIPGTTMDAARRALQRATALKTAELKRGLSGLATIGSTAPFVGLLGTVIGIISAFQGMKAAEGTGISAVAGGISEALIETAFGLLVAIPAVWAFNIFTNKVEAFTIEMDNSSSELIDYFIKRRELK
- a CDS encoding biopolymer transporter ExbD, with the protein product MGMAVGSGEGGLVSDINVTPMVDVMLVLLIIFMVIAPMLQSGVSVALPKSKNPEADPNIIKETSAVIAVPTDTEVYFGRDKVNKEDLPNILKDKLKEKFKDKPPNEQIVYIKSSTGVKYETVVSVIDAVREAGYDKIGLVAEKDKAKTGAGGGGT
- a CDS encoding biopolymer transporter ExbD — its product is MAHGEPSESDGVPHRKLGLAPPNINVTPLIDVLLVLLIIFMVIQPHRESKFESQIPEKPKDTQQNTPPNETLLVVEVMREGGGLDQQVKLNNRPMPVTDLETTLKGIIEQRAQNNPEADKTVFIKAPKDKLYGDIVAVIDAVKGAGAQPIGLQIDFLQ
- a CDS encoding bifunctional (p)ppGpp synthetase/guanosine-3',5'-bis(diphosphate) 3'-pyrophosphohydrolase, whose protein sequence is MIRFESIVEKVRENHPGADEELLRRAYLFSARQHRGQIRKSGEPYLVHPLEVANILAELKLDPVCVATGLLHDTVEDTETTIHDIEEYFGAEIAHLVDGLTKISKLDHASSEERQALNMRKMLLAMVDDVRVVLVKLADRLHNMRTLEYMHGESRRRIAQETLDVYAPIAHRLGMSRVRGELEDLAFQYLEPEEYQKLKESVESRRARLEKFLEEVKSRIRQLTDESGVHIVMIDGRLKRLFSIHQKLKRQHITIDQVYDLVAIRIITESVKDCYAALGVIHAAWKPIPTRFKDWIAIPRENFYQSLHTSVVGEGGQPFEVQIRTLEMHQIAEEGIAAHWKYKEGRRGTHTDEDEAFVWLKRLIEWQQEVKDSREFLDSLKLDLYPNEVYCFTPKGKVIELPRGATPIDFAFQIHTQVGLTTNGAKVNGRIVPLRYQLRNGDVIEIMTSPNSHPSHDWMNFVKTSRARSKIRHYLAESERSTAIDLGKKLFEKEADRYRLSLKKMLSNGDLDRIAPDYGVARAEDLLASIGYGKTLPRNIIAKLLPPERVTELEQEKRPTLKQVVKRALGLEDRIVVKGVDDLVVYRARCCNPIRGEEIIGYITRGKGVAVHSTRCPNMPSLMVNPERIIEVEWMKSDGANPSAYSITIKLVTEDRPGMVANVTQAIAGIGTNLRDIHASVDNEGRGQLLLTIEVFDLKHLEKTLNALKTVRGVIDMERTSSEMRQE
- a CDS encoding acyltransferase — encoded protein: MEQARTNYLPTLDGWRTIAVLMVIGYHGTSPEAPWFTVFNYGHHGVNIFFGISGFLICSRLLDEEARFGRISLKRFYLRRAFRILPPAFLYILFINLMAALSYMTPPSSLESFASCFFFRNFLPPGVSTSYTGHYWSLAVEEHFYLLWPAFLLLVRSKRALWLTPLIALGFQAWRDIDFAYGLTHPEGLVVFQRTDRCMDGLIWGCALALLIHQPGWRERLRRLTVMPVWLVCFAALMAYWTIPLPYAVVAESMLIPLVLIGTVLHPQTPIGRLLESKPMAWFGRLSYSIYIWQSALFVGRYQEPADFQVWPSSAISLLAIAMMSYYFIEKPILAFGHRLTRREPPVALVTPPEQRAAGAG
- the glyA gene encoding serine hydroxymethyltransferase encodes the protein MTDMMNRPLAEADPEIAAVIADEETRLAYNLEMIASENFVSEAVLEAQGSVLTNKYAEGYPAKRYYGGCEFVDVAENLARERAKQIFGCEHVNVQPHSGSQANMAVYLAALSYGDTVLGMNLAHGGHLTHGHPLNFSGRSYQIVPYGVRQDSEQIDYDELERLAQEHKPKLILCGASAYSRVIDFERIGRIAREVGAYSMADIAHIAGLIAAGLHPSPVPHMDFVTTTTHKTLRGPRAGMIMCRADFQKEVDRAVFPTVQGGPLMHVVAAKAVCFKEALEAGFKDYQGQVIANAKVLADELTAAGFRIVSGGTDNHLMLVDVFVRGLTGAQAERALERAAITVNKNAIPFDTQPPMKASGIRIGTPALTTRGMKEAEMREIAGLISEVLAEPDSESVQQSVRARVKTLAERFPIYEKRLVRSRAQTR
- a CDS encoding Uma2 family endonuclease, coding for MTTTREATIEDLYHIEGKAEIVNGEIVEMPPTGYLPGYAASEILFSLKVLERETRSGHAIGDGVAFHVDLPNRKAFSPDAAWHIGEPTGMKFLEGAPVFAVEVRSEHDYGPKAERAMAEKRRDYFAAGTLCVWDVDMQSTDVIKAYHAGDPDTPIIFRRGEVADAGLAVPGWSIAVDELFPKTPRG
- a CDS encoding ATP-dependent DNA helicase, which encodes MEEVFGPDGLIARYHPQYEYRPGQVEMAEAVHATLTQGGVALIEAGTGTGKTLAYLIPALASGHRVIVATATKALQEQLYKKDIPFLQEILPRKFDAVCMKGRGNYICLHRLKKAEEMPILEGLEQMDAFDEIRRWAGETETGDRAELTDLPEDLSFWPQIDARADTCLGQKCPEFDNCFITRMRQQAQEADVVIVNHHLFFADLALRGGDYGAVLPDYSTVIFDEAHELEDVAAAYFGSTVSTYRILDLIQDAGRLSITEPDASVELSKALARLAQRADAFWLTFRGEEAGDEWSSAFKSRNRARAPGFQDGRYTIGESHFVRFNEDGTYNATASGEAYIALANALGRLSATLSMVKNPPSELDNILRRAESMKFDLEFIVTGDQPSFVYWYERRGRGIFLNATPIDVSGILEERLFARVHGAVLTSATLAAGGNFDFIRTRLGIADARQQIIESHFDYQHQAVLYLPPDMPDPRSRDFLDASVAEITQIIEATRGRAFVLFTSTAAMRETYERVREQVDYPIFIQGQGSKAGLLDRFRNTEGAVLFATSSFWQGVDVQGDALSCVIIAKLPFAVPSDPVVAARQKYIDEQGGNSFYEYSVPQAAITLKQGLGRLIRSARDRGVLSILDPRLRTKAYGRYFLASIPQCHTTSRLEDAAAIFIE